One Canis aureus isolate CA01 chromosome 35, VMU_Caureus_v.1.0, whole genome shotgun sequence genomic region harbors:
- the LOC144305269 gene encoding olfactory receptor 5AC1-like — protein sequence MEANKTQVTEFVLTGLTDRPGLQVPLFLVFLVIYLTTMVGNLALIFLIWKDPHLHTPMYLFLGSLALADACSSSSVTPKMLMNFLSKNHMISHFECITQFYIFASSATTECFLLVVMAYDRYVAICNPLHYPVVMSNRLCAWLISLSYVIGFLHPTIHVGLLFRLTFCRSNIIHHFYCEILPLYTISCTDPSINALVLFIFAAFIQAFTFMTIIVSYTRVLFAILKKKSEKGRSKAFSTCSAHLLSVSLFYGTLFFMYVRPGSGPDQYQDKMYSLFYTIIIPLLNPFIYSLRNKEVLGALRKITKK from the coding sequence ATGGAGGCAAACAAGACGCAGGTGACTGAGTTTGTTCTCACAGGACTTACAGATCGTCCAGGACTGCAGGTCCCCCTGTTCCTGGTGTTCTTGGTCATCTACCTCACCACCATGGTGGGCAACCTGGCACtgatttttctcatctggaaGGACCCCCATCTTCACACACCCATGTACTTATTCCTTGGCAGTTTGGCCCTCGCAGATGCTTGTTCCTCATCTTCTGTGACTCCCAAGATGCTAATGAACTTTTTATCTAAGAATCATATGATATCCCACTTTGAGTGCATCacccaattttatatttttgcttccaGTGCCACCACAGAGTGTTTCCTCCTGGTAGTGATGGCCTACGACCGTTACGTAGCCATATGCAACCCTTTGCATTATCCAGTGGTGATGTCcaacaggctctgtgcttggttgATAAGTTTGTCTTATGTAATTGGTTTTCTGCATCCCACAATTCATGTAGGATTATTATTTAGATTAACTTTCTGCAGGTCCAATATAATACATCACTTCTACTGTGAAATCTTGCCACTATATACAATTTCTTGCACTGACCCATCTATTAATGCAttggtgctttttatttttgctgctttTATACAGGCTTTTACTTTTATGACCATCATAGTGTCATATACCCGGGTCCTCTTTGCCATCCTGAAAAAGAAGTCCGAAAAGGGCAGGAGCAAAGCCTTCTCCACGTGCAGCGCCCACCTGCTCTCTGTCTCCTTGTTCTATGGCACCCTCTTCTTCATGTATGTGCGTCCTGGGTCTGGCCCAGATCAATATCAGGATAAAATGTATTCACTGTTCTATACGATCATCATCCCCCTGCTAAACCCCTTTATTTATAGCCTAAGAAACAAGGAAGTTTTAGGTGCACtgagaaaaattacaaagaaataa